Proteins encoded within one genomic window of Arachis ipaensis cultivar K30076 chromosome B08, Araip1.1, whole genome shotgun sequence:
- the LOC110265536 gene encoding myrcene synthase, chloroplastic-like → MDISQVLKSTLKMHGYPLPFLLCLLILILQFHIHHSKKMNWVTLEEYCDIIRFSATITRLINDLRTHKRENEFGDVPKSIECYMNENGASETNAQEHIKSVLNTTWKKMNKQEAHNSSLPPTFIEKPCKNVNVHVTR, encoded by the exons ATGGATATAAGCCAAGTCTTGAAGAGTACGTTGAAAATGCATGGATATCCATTGCCATTCCTCTTATGCTTACTCATTCTTATTTTGCAATTCCATATTCATCATTCAAAAAAAATGAATTGGGTTACTTTAGAAGAATATTGTGACATAATTCGATTTTCAGCAACAATTACACGACTCATTAATGATCTTAGAACACATAAG cGGGAGAATGAATTTGGTGATGTTCCAAAATCGATTGAATGCTACATGAATGAAAATGGAGCTTCTGAGACTAATGCTCAAGAGCATATCAAATCAGTGTTAAACACAACATGGAAGAAGATGAATAAGCAGgaagctcataattcttctttGCCTCCAACTTTTATTGAAAAACCTTGCAAGAATGTCAATGTGCATGTAACACGATAG